The Punica granatum isolate Tunisia-2019 chromosome 4, ASM765513v2, whole genome shotgun sequence sequence CTTTTGATTGTCCGTCTCCATTTCGTCGGGCGAGGAAGAGATATTTGCAGCTCTCGCGTAGCCTgacggagagagagagagtgcggTTGGACGTACGGTTGGCTGTGAGGTGTAGAGGTTGAAGGAAAGCTGCGATTCCCGTTTGCTTCCTTTGACGGCGTCGATCACCGGAGGAATAGGGTAGTTTGCAGGCGTCCGTACGGCAAGTGGTGCAAGCAGGTGAGCTGCAGAGAGCTGTGATTGATTGCGAGTTCAACTAAAAAAGTTGGTCGGCGGAGAGAGACACTGATTGGAcggctagagagagagagagagagagagagagaggctgaAGGAGCGATAGTGAACGAGCGTCTAGGGAGGTTGATCAATCTCGTGACCCCCGTGAGAGGAAAATGCCTCACAGGACGACTTACTTCTTCCCCAGGCAATTCCCCGACCTCCACCACCGTCATCCCGGTGGATTCGATTCATCTCCTCCCAAGCAACAGCTGTCAGATCACGGGAAGCAATTCCCTCCAACCGCCGCCTTCAccgccaccaccaccaccaccggcaGCGTCCTCAAGGACTGTACTGCCTTTTATCCTGAAAGCGACCGCAAGTCCTTCTCGTCCAAAAAGGACGACAGCTTGTCAAAGTTCTCCCCCGTATCCGATCTCTTCACGGGCGACACCGAGCCCGTCCCTCTCAGCAGCGGCGACTTCGCCATCAAGCACCAAACCAAGAAGCAACTGTCCGACCTCCGCTACTGGTTCGTAGATCggaagggggagagagagaggcctTCGTCCTCGTTCCACGTGAAACCAAGACTGTCCGCCCCCACCGATGACGATCGCGAACCTCTTCTCCTCCCGCCTGAGCCTTCTCCGGCGCCGGCGCCGGTGCCGGACAGGAGCATTGACCGGAACTTCGACCGGCAGGTGTCACTGCCGAGGCTTTCAAGCGGGAGCAGTTATGCAGGGAGCTTGTTCTCCGGCACGACTACTACTGTGGACCGGAGCTTGTTCTCGGGCGGGGTGAAGGAGTCGACCACGGCTTCTACCAAGcggggggaggaggaggaggaagggaaGAATAGCCTGTCGAAGCAGACAAGGGAGAAATACCACTTGCAGCTGAGTTTGGCGAAGAGACTTGCCTCCGAAGCAAGCCTCTCCTTTGACCTCCAGCTGCATTTGCAATGCAATGGCGCTGAGGGTCGCTCTAACGTTGAAGCTGTCTCTCTTCGTCTCTGGGTGAGTAAACCCATGTTACTGTCTATGTTACTGTCTTCCATGTCTCATAACATTTCATGCATAAGAGCTTTTCAAGCTATAATTCTGTTCATTCAGGTCAGCGGCTGCTTATCCTATGCCGACAAAATATCAGATGGATTCTACAATATCCTGGGAATGAATCCATCTCTGTGGGTTATGTGCAATGACTTAGAGGAGGGGAGCAGGCCACCCTCATTGATTTCACTCAGAGAGGTTGAACCCAGTGAGACATCCATGGAGGTTGTCCTCCTCGATAAACGGGAGGATTTGCGCCTCAAGGAGCTAGAAGAGAAAGCACAAGAATTGCATTGTGATTCAGAGAATACCTTAATCCTGGTCAGGAAACTCAGCAAGCTTGTTGCCATTTCCATGGGGTAAGCTTCCCAAATTTCTCGCTCAACAACTACTGCAATAGCTTTTAGTCCTTCGGTAGATGGTTGAGTTCGTTAAAATTGTCAGGGGAACATTTCCACTGGAGCAAGGTGACCTCCACAGAAGGTGGAGAGTGGTCAGCAGGAGATTGAAGGACTTTCATAAGTGCATTGTCCTTCCCATTGGCAGCTTATCTACTGGCCTTTGCCGGCATCGGGCCATTCTTTTCAAGGTACCGGGACTGTCTGAATTCTACTTCTCTATAAAGTAAATCAACTTCACTTTCTCAAGAATGTGCCTAAAAGTTATATAGGTTTGGTAGGTGATGTAATATACCTTTGCAATTTCAGAAATTGGCAGACCACATCGGTTTGCCATGCCGGATCGCCCGAGGCTGCAAGTATTGTACAGCAGATCACCAATCCTCTTGCCTTGTTAAGATAGAAGATGACAGGCATTTATCAAGGTATCATAGTCTAGTCCAGCTGGAAGAAATTTCCACTTGATTGATCTAATCTTTATATCTCACGAGCTTATACAAATTATTTACCACGTATTCACTTGTTATTCAAACTATTTTATActttcttcacttttttttttctttggatctGTGCTCGCCGATTGATTTGGCTCAGTAAGTTCACAGGCCACAAAACTTTATATGATGTTTGATAAGGAAATTTTACTTCCGTATGATACCTTTTCTTCTGCCGTGTTTATCTCAAGCACAGAAATTTCAAGCAGTAATACATTCAAagagacatttttttttaattaaagtagTTGAGGCAATTAGCTTGAGCAGGATAGTTTGGTGACAGAATGTAGCTTTTGTTGTGGTTGGCCAAAAGTTTATCTCTGAAGAGACTTCATGCGgttctcttttgtttttttaataaatgttTTTCTTCACAGGGAGTATGTAGTTGATCTGGTTGGTGAACCCGGGAATGTGTGTGGTCCAGATTCATCGATCAATGGTTGTTTAATCTCTTTGATTCCCTCACCGTTCCAAGTTTCGTACCTGAAAGAATTCCAGCAGCCCTATGTGGATGATGCATCCTTTCATCAAACTCTGAATGCAGAGATTTCACAAGCTCGTCCGGATGATTACCGGTATTCATGTATGATATATCTATTAGGATGAAAATTTGTTTGGCATGTTAATATGTTTGCACCATGGCTCAAAGATTTCATGTCCTTATAGTCATATCATATTTCTTCTAGTTAGAATAGCACAGAGAATTCAACTTCTAAGAATACCTGTTGTACCTCCTGCAATAACTTCattgaaaagagagaaagtTGTCTGCGCAAATGCTCGTATTCTTTGTATGTGAAAAAGCTTATACTCTGAAAGTTTTTCTCCATTTGATATGAGTAGTTGGTGTTTAGAGATCTGTACCATTTGCAGTAAACACCATAACTGAAGCAGTGAAGTGTCTATTTCCTGTGTCTTTTTTATGtgtgaaagaaaatgaatgttGGTTGATTAAAATGCTTTTAATCGATTGCTTATGCTGCTCATTGTTTGATTAATATGAGTTGCATTCCTAGCTTGAAGAGAATTTGCCATGATTTGTTTACCAAACTCTTAAAGACCAGGAATACAAAAAGCTATTATAGTGCTTTATTGCCTCCTTGGGGTCATCCTATGATGTTGACCGACTTATTTGAATAATTGCTTGTTTCTCTCAAGTTGTCAGCTTTTCTAATGTTCTTGCAGTGATATCCTTTACACATTTGGTTTTTTGCTATTTTGTTGCGTGTCTGCGTTGCAGCTATAAGAGCGTTGGGTAGAAAACTGACTACTATTTATCTTGTGTAGCCAACTTGAAAGGAGATGAGTCGAAAAAGGTGCCCTTTGTGGGGGAATTATCCACGATGCCATTGGAGTTACAAGGTATTTTTGAGTACTATAGTGTTGGAAATCTGGCATTACCTTCCGTGTTAGAAATGTCTCTGAAACATTGGGTGACTCTTGTGAACTAGTTGAATCTCCAAGACAGGGTGGATCCAAACTTATTGCCCAACAGAGATACAAAGAAGAGATTACAACATCTGAGAATCTGAGTCCAAAAAGCATCTGTGAGCCAAGTACTTTCTGTGCTTCTGGCCAGTCAGATATGAAGGATGCCAAGGGTCTTGTGAAATTTCCTGATGCCACCATTCCTAGATACTTGAATCTTGAACCTTCTCTTGCAATGGACTGGCTTGAGATCTCATGGGATGAGTTACATATCAAGGAGCGAGTTGGTGCTGGTATTTTCTCTGCTCTCACCCTTAGTTTTATCTAGACAGCAGGAATGTTTTTGTTGCAATGCATTAATGCGCTGCTCTGGCAGGTTCCTTTGGGACTGTGCATCGGGCAGAGTGGCATGGATCGGTtagtattttttctttctttttttggtgaagAGTATTTTGTTGTTTTAGTCTTGTACAGTACAATGACTTTTCCTTTAGAACACCCCAAACTATCTAGAATCTCAAGTTACACTTTGGAGAACCAAGAAGTCAGCAATCAGTTTCTTCTTAGGACGCGATTAATTACTCACACTATCCCGACGTAAATGATGTAGGATGTGGCAGTCAAGGTTCTGAGTGTGCAGGATTTTCATGATGATCAGTTGAAGGAGTTTCTGAGAGAGGTCTGCAGAATGTGACCTTATTATCTTAAGTTTGCCTTAAGAAATCTTAATTTGGGAAGATctcaataatttcaaattagTGGTTTTTACTTATGTGATAATCGGTCTTCCGTGAAGGTTGCAATTATGAAGCGTGTGCGGCATCCCAACGTGGTTCTCTTCATGGGTGCAGTCACAAGGTGTCCTCACCTGTCAATTGTGACAGAGTATCTTCCTAGGTGATAATCACTGAAATTTATCAAGTATGTACTCTAAGTCCAAATAAGATCAGGGTCTGATCCTAAGATTTTTCTGATTCTCGGGAACAGGGGCAGTCTATATCGTCTAATTCACAGGCCAGCTACTGGGGAGATGCTAGATCAGAGGAGGCGATTGCGCATGGCATTAGATGTGGTATGTTCTGGTTGTTTGTATAGGCTCTTAACTTTACACTATCTTTCTTTCCATGAGGATTTGCTGTTAACATtcctttttataattttttccaaCAGGCCAAGGGCTTAAATTATCTTCATAATCTCAGTCCCCCCATAGTTCACTGGGATCTTAAATCTCCCAATCTACTGGTTGATAGGAATTGGACTGTCAAGGTATAGAGAAAGATTATCCAAATATTATTGTTAGTTTAAGATTGCTATAATGGGTAGGGTTCTAGATGTCTGAATTTGTCTGGCATTTCATGTTCAGGTGGGCGACTTTGGGCTGTCAAGGTTCAAGGCGAACACATTCATATCATCAAAATCTGTTGCTGGAACAGTGAGCCTCTTTTCCCTCTCCCCTTATGTATCTGTCTATCTCATTCTCTCCTATTCAGCGAGTATCTTGTGATGCCGGGGAATTTTTACTGACTTGACTTTCTTGTAGTATTAACTTTGgccccttttttttatatatattaaccatGGAGAACATTTCTGGCCCTTAATATAGGAAGTTAGTTTCTCTTATCAAAATCTTGCAGGTAGAAAATTACTCCAAAGTGCATCAATCAGCATGTGACCctcttccttttattttcagcCCGAGTGGATGGCTCCAGAATTCCTCCGGGGAGAACCTTCAGATGAGAAATCTGATGTTTACTCTTTTGGGGTCATTCTATGGGAGCTTGTGACCTTGCAACAACCTTGGAGTGGACTTAGCCCTGCCCAGGTTTGAACCTAGTCACTTGCTATATATCTACGTTTCCTTCTAGCATTCCTTTCATCGCATCGTGTTATATCATTAAGAACAACACGAAGTGCAGCCAGAAGTACTTTTACATTGAGAAAGCAGTTAACCCGTTCATCGGCcctaattaattgtttttttgaCATGATGGTGCATTCCGTTAGGTCGTTGGAGCTGTTGCTTTTCAGAATAGAAGATTGGTAATCCCACAGAATACCTCTCCACTGTTGTCTTCCATCATGGAATCTTGCTGGGCCGAGTAAGTGTACCAACAGGACTTTCTTTGACATTACTTGCATCACGGCTCGAAGCGATCTAGACTTAATGCATTAGAGCTTCCATAAACACGGGAATCTGCCGCTTGTTTGTGTAGTGTCTTGGGGAATATTTGCATAGGTACACGTCAAGATGAACAATCTGAATCAtttcaaattataaaatgagATCTATACTCAGTTATTTGATTCCATTCCTCTGCCACTAAAGCTGATATCCCGTCGTATTCTCGACAGTGATCCCACCCAGCGGCCATCTTTCGCCAGCATAGTCGAGTCGCTGAAGAAGCTGTTGAAGTCCCCCATGCAGTTCATACAGATGGGCGGGCCATGAACAGTACGTTCATCTCGCTCCTACCGAACTCTTAGCTAAGTAAGCTCCAAGTTATTACAATTGGCACGTCGTAACCCCGAGATTGCTTAGAGTTGCTCTCTTGTATGCTAACCAAGAGGTTTTCCTCACTTTTGGGTAAGTGTAAAAGAAATTCGATCCTTCAAAAGACTCCTAACCCATTTTGAATGCAGTCCGCTGCAAGGTGAAGCTACTTATAAGTGCTTTGGTCGGTCCATATGGGTTGTTACTAGGACTTTGAGCCggcctttttttctttttttttttaatcccttGCAAGCTGTAAGCAAGATGAGATTCTTAAGACACGTTCGATGTTCCTTGCAACAGTAGCTGCTGATCCAATAAGCTTGATagatgctatatatatatatatatatatatatatatcgccTTTCCTTCTCGTGAAATAATGTATGATCGGCTTAGTTCTTTATCTTCTGATTGCCAATAAATCCCTACTATTTCGCATGGTTTTCATATTGCTTCCATGGTGCAACAATTAGTGGTCTTGTACGTGCATTCCAACTGATGTAATTGCGGCGCCTTCAGGTGTAAAGGCGAATTGTAATATGCTACATTCATTCAAAGAAATGAATGGAGAAACCTAAAGTTGGGAATTTCCCATGTTTTTGTTCTTCCATGCAGTGTAGAAGCTGACCCCGTGCGGGAGACTGGACTTTTTTCTTTAAGAAGCATCCAACATAAAGTTTCCTACTGCATTAGTTTAGTCTATTTCTTAGGGACCTGTCCGGTATAGTTCCGCTAGCCTCAGAGACCAGAACATCATACTCTTAAATGAAAAGGCGTAGGTTCCTGAATCGCGACAATGATGATGGAGGATAAATTTCACCGTCGAGAGGAAAATAACTCATATCATATTCAAGGGTATGTGATACGCGTAGGCGAGAAGAATTAATCACTCGTTGCTACTTGGGACGTGTGTTGAGGTTTGtgagaaaagagagaattcCTCCACGCCAACAGCAAATGGTGAATTTTCTGGGCCTATCATTCCACGATCTAATATATTCAGCTTTTGGATAGGAGATGATCtaaattcacgtaaattcgttaaaatttatatatcgaATATAAAAATAGGGATAGTTCCATGATCACGACCGTAGGACAACCTTCTATGATGGAACCCCGCAatgcaaagaaaatgaaatcgCGATTTACTTTCACTCATGGGACCGATCAGATCAACCGCGTTTTCTTTTCTCCGGTGTTTTAACCCCCGCGGCCGCCATTAACGAACACACTGAAATTGATTCCCAGTCAAACTCGACggtctccctccctccctccctctcttcgTGACTACATATCTATCAGTCTCCCGTAACAGAAGAAACGAAGATCCCCCAAGTCGGAGCTGAGGAGGGGGCAAAGCTTTAAGACTCATCATCATCGAATTCAtcgaaaagaagaagaaagtagaaagaagaagaagaagaagaagaagaagaagaagaagaaagatgtGGTACGATCTGATCCTCCAAGCTGTGCTCCTCCTCGTCACCGTCGTCATGTTCCTCACCATCTACGGCATCCCCCAGCGTGCCCTCTCCCGCCTCCGCCTCCGCCTCCGCAGCCGTTCAGACCTCCAGGCCAAGCGCCACTTCGTCCTCGGCGCCCAGCTCCTCTCCAAGGCCAGATCCGCCCCTTCCAGCTCCTCCGCCGCCTCCCTCGCCCGCGAGGCCGCCTCCGAGGCCGACCTCGCCATCTCCGTCGACCCCCGTGACGCCGCCTCCCACATACTCAAGGCCCTCGCCCTCGACCTCCAGGGCTTCCGCACCTCCGCCCTCGACTCCTTCGACACCGCCCTCTCCCCGCTCGCCATCAAGTCCCTCGGCGAGAAGGAGATCGGGGACGCCCTGTACAAGAGGGCCGAGATCAAGGTCGCCCTCAGCAGCCGTGGCCGGGTCGACTCGGCCTTGGATGATCTGAATCGGGCCGTGAAGCTTAGCCCCAGCCCCAAGGCCTACTCTCTGCTGGGGCACTGCtacgagaagaagaagatgaaggacGAAGCTCTCAAGGCCTACGAGGAGGCCCTGAGGATCCAGCCGGCCCTATCAGACGCCCAAGAGGCTCTCGCCCGGCTCCGTTCGTAGCGGACTAATGATAGACAGCTCGGAAGTAGATGAAAAGCAAGGAAATCAATCAGATgttaaggaagaaaagaaattgcCGGGCGATCGACATTTCCTCGGAATTGAAATCGATCGGTTCGGCAGTGCTGTGCCATTGATCTTTGTAATGTAGCAGCTGATTGTTCATTTCCTCATTAAGGTTGCAAATGTCGTTCTCTTTGCAGCTATTATCTATCGGATCGACTCGAATCTCATGGTTTGGTGAGAAGGCCGCATAATTCTCCGGTGAAATGCCCCCGGTGTCTGCCATTATACTTGGCACTTGAAAATCCGGATTACCGGCTCTTGGTTAGTGTTCGATAATGATCTTCCTGAGATGTATTCTATAATTTTCAATCTTCGAGTTCAGCCACCGTATCTAGTTTTTGGGTGACATGGTTCGGGAAAGGGTTTCCCATAGAGCCGGGCAGGGTCTACGCCTAGCCAGGACAGGGGACCGTTCGGGGAAGAACGAAAGTTGTTAATCTGTGCTCATTGGCTCTGTAAAGACCATTCGATTGAGCTATGCAAATCGCTCAGGGCATGTCCGTAGTAGCATTCAGTTCTCATGGAAAATCAGCTAACTAGAGCTGCTTCACAGCCTTACCTTTGCTTCCATCTCATGTTTAGTTGTAGCAAGACTCCGACAAGTGGATGGCTTTTCCGTGTACTGGTTGCGATGCTCGAACGTAGTTTGGGGTTCGAGAATGGTATTCATATGCTCCAGCACGATCTCTGCAAGAGTTCTGGCAGTTGCAGCTGCAGTTCTGTAATCGTGTAACCAAACCGAAATGCTCGGAAACTGAGTTGCCCTCAGTTCTGTTCAGTATTTTCAAGTCTAAAACTTACATTCGCGTGCATTGCATTAAAAAGAATTTGGACTGATGATATACGATTCCAGAAGCCGACATTAAATCGACGAAGCCATGTCTGAAGAGCAATCACCACATGAAGTAATTCAACTCATCATTTTGAATATACTTCCAAACAATGGAACAAAAGGACTTTTGTTTACAATCGCGCAGAGCTCTACATTTCCTCAACGAgacaccaaaaaaatatatgcatctcatcacatatatatatatatatatatatatagacgcCTATAGGCATGAACCTATCCGCCCGAAAATTTGCTAAAAATTGCACAATTACCGGGTTAAGCGTATAGTAGAGCAATAACGCCACTATATATGTACAGTAAATGGACTGACTGCCAAAATAAGATTAAATCATATGTAAAGATTAAAAGAATAAGCGACATGAAAGAACGGATTAAACCTCCTTGATCTTGAGATTTCTCGAGTTGGAGGAACCATCATCAGCAGGGGCGCAGATCTCGCAAGAACTGGAGCACCAGTTATCAGGGACGCAGAGGAAATTGGTGGACATGAACTTGCGGAATCTCTTCTTGTATTCTCTCGGGGAGATTACTGTGGGCAAGACGTTCTTCGGGACATATAAGGAGGTCTTGACCCAAGTCTCGAGCTGCTTGTCCCAAGTGTATTGACGGAGATAGTCTATGATCCCGCATACGAGCTCCCGCTTCTGAATGTCGACCCCCACCAGCAACGAGTAGTCCATCACATTAATTAACTGGGAAAGAGAGGAATAATAATGTTAATGATTGGTCAGACAAAACCCAAAGAGACGCATAAGGATAGATCTTTAAGAACACTACGAGTGACCAGAAAGTCCGCTCGAtggtgaaattttttcattctGCTTCTTGAAAGAAGCATTATTTTCATGTTAACAGAACATTGAAAACATTATTCCAATACGAAACAGAATCGCATAAATGTTCATGAACATTTCCTTAAGTTTGTTCATAAAATCTGTTTCCGTCCAAAAAATGCACTAGCTGAAacgaaaata is a genomic window containing:
- the LOC116204588 gene encoding small glutamine-rich tetratricopeptide repeat-containing protein 2 — encoded protein: MWYDLILQAVLLLVTVVMFLTIYGIPQRALSRLRLRLRSRSDLQAKRHFVLGAQLLSKARSAPSSSSAASLAREAASEADLAISVDPRDAASHILKALALDLQGFRTSALDSFDTALSPLAIKSLGEKEIGDALYKRAEIKVALSSRGRVDSALDDLNRAVKLSPSPKAYSLLGHCYEKKKMKDEALKAYEEALRIQPALSDAQEALARLRS
- the LOC116204587 gene encoding serine/threonine-protein kinase CTR1, which translates into the protein MPHRTTYFFPRQFPDLHHRHPGGFDSSPPKQQLSDHGKQFPPTAAFTATTTTTGSVLKDCTAFYPESDRKSFSSKKDDSLSKFSPVSDLFTGDTEPVPLSSGDFAIKHQTKKQLSDLRYWFVDRKGERERPSSSFHVKPRLSAPTDDDREPLLLPPEPSPAPAPVPDRSIDRNFDRQVSLPRLSSGSSYAGSLFSGTTTTVDRSLFSGGVKESTTASTKRGEEEEEGKNSLSKQTREKYHLQLSLAKRLASEASLSFDLQLHLQCNGAEGRSNVEAVSLRLWVSGCLSYADKISDGFYNILGMNPSLWVMCNDLEEGSRPPSLISLREVEPSETSMEVVLLDKREDLRLKELEEKAQELHCDSENTLILVRKLSKLVAISMGGTFPLEQGDLHRRWRVVSRRLKDFHKCIVLPIGSLSTGLCRHRAILFKKLADHIGLPCRIARGCKYCTADHQSSCLVKIEDDRHLSREYVVDLVGEPGNVCGPDSSINGCLISLIPSPFQVSYLKEFQQPYVDDASFHQTLNAEISQARPDDYRYSSNLKGDESKKVPFVGELSTMPLELQVESPRQGGSKLIAQQRYKEEITTSENLSPKSICEPSTFCASGQSDMKDAKGLVKFPDATIPRYLNLEPSLAMDWLEISWDELHIKERVGAGSFGTVHRAEWHGSDVAVKVLSVQDFHDDQLKEFLREVAIMKRVRHPNVVLFMGAVTRCPHLSIVTEYLPRGSLYRLIHRPATGEMLDQRRRLRMALDVAKGLNYLHNLSPPIVHWDLKSPNLLVDRNWTVKVGDFGLSRFKANTFISSKSVAGTPEWMAPEFLRGEPSDEKSDVYSFGVILWELVTLQQPWSGLSPAQVVGAVAFQNRRLVIPQNTSPLLSSIMESCWADDPTQRPSFASIVESLKKLLKSPMQFIQMGGP